The segment aacaaacaaaaaacaaaagactaTTGCATGAGTTGAACAATAACACTTGAGAATAACAGAATCTCCCATTGCGTCCCACAGTCACAGTGCTTGGACAGGTACCTCCTTAACGCCTTGAACTGTGGAAGCAGGTACTAGAGCAGATTTGCCAAGTGTGTTtgtaaaatgcaaaattcaTTCAAATGTACTACTGCTTACATTTCCACTGGAGGCTCTTTGAAATAATAGACCTGTACTCTGATCTGATTTAGGATGATTTAGGCACATTATGAACATTCAATCACGAAGCACATTAAAGGCCCAATCCAGATTATGTACTGTTATGACAAGCACAAAATATTTCTGGTAGTACTGCCACTGtaggtaaaaatacaaattcactttttatcttaaaacaaacaaaactttgaTTCCaggtataaaaataaactaatgcaATAAATTAGTCAATTAAAAAGTTACTGCGTATGCCCTTTTTTACCATCAATTACTACAgtgcagatttatttattttttagtaatGCAATGTCATACATTTGAACATTACAACAACTATGAGGCAGAATGACGAGTTAGGTGCAGGGGTGACAAGCAGACACACCACAACACtcaaaccactctgccacaattCAGAATAACAACTACGGTGTGGTATAAAGTTAAAATTtgattatataataatatatgctGAAGAGAAAGAGCACTTAATGCaagtattttaaaaatctgGATCAGGCCTTCAATTCATAATGCCATATATCGCATAGTGCATATGAATATACCAGCCATGTATAAAATGGACAAATAGAAGGCAACATACTCCGCCTGGTCAAGCACTATTAGAAATTACCACAGTGTAACAGAGTTCAGTTTTATCAAGCAACAAAGAGGGTTTACCTAAAATCAATAACAGCTGTGCATAATAATTGACTTGAGAGCACTGGCATTTTCTTTCCATTTGGTTTCCTGTGCAAAACTTTATGCCCCAAATTCATCCTCGCTATCTATTGAATCTTGGATTATGAGTTTTGGACTAGTTTTTCTGCGTGTTGCTGGCTCTATTGGGGCATGTTCTCTTGCTTGTGATGAGAACAGGGTtgaatttgtgtgatttttgctTGCGTCCTGTAATTCTGTCGATTGCGTAGTTTGCGGTATTAATATATTTGTACCTCCTGGGTCTTTCATTGCCATACTGGCCCCGACCAAAGCAGGATAGCTCCGGTTCCTCCTCAGTCCAGCATTGAGCCCTGTAAGACCCCCACCCAGGGCACCGTTAGCTAAGCTGGTTGAACTGAACGGGACTAGCAAAGCAGCACTCCCAGATGAAGTGGACAGGGGTGAGAGGGTGCGAAAACGTTTCAGTTTGTCGACGAGTCTCAAGTTTGAAGTCTCCATCTGGCTATCATCGTCTGCCTGTGCCCCACGCTCTCTCTCAGACTCCCCCAGAATTTCCCTTAAAATGGTACGAGCTGGTTTTGAAGCAAGGAAGATGTCATAGTATGGTGGTTCTTCCTGACATGGGCTGAACTGAAATACGGGTCTAGTGTCGAGCGAAGAGGCAGATTTCAAGCAAGAACGGGGAGAGTTTGGTGGTGTGTTGGGGAGCATTAGAAACAAACTGGTGGGACGCTGTGTGGTTGGTCTTTCTTCAGGTTTTAAGGGTGTCCTGTCAACTAGGGGGGTGGATGCTGTGCTAGTATCCATGCCTCTGTCCCAGCTGTGAGGGTCATACACTGATGCAGATATTCCCCGCTCCTGTAGGAGGCGCACCAGGCCCAAAGAGGTGCTGgtggtcctggttgagtcccgCAGGTTTGTAGATGATTCAGccaaagacagggagagagacagacggcGTGGGGTGCAGCTAGGTGTGTAGGAGGGTGTGGCTGGGGCAGAGAAAGGAACAGAGGATGGAGTGTGGGTGGGTGTACCAAGACAAGTACTGCTCTGACATGACGCTATGGATGGGctagaaacaacacaaaaagagagggaaaagtgttaataaaacaatgaaaagtataaagtacatTATTTTGTGCTAATAAAAGGTGGGCGACTTTAAAATAACAGTGTTACAAAAATGCTATTTCTTCAGTTGAAACTGATACCACTATAGTATAGAATATGCTTCCCTTTTAGTTTTGATTATCTTGACTAGTACCACAGTCCATGACAAGTTAGTTCCAGAAAACATCAGTCAGTAACAAATTTAAATTAGTGCCTACATTTTGAGTTACATACACCTATCATAACAGAACCACACTCTCATGCATTTCCTCACCCACTTGCACCCCATTGGGAGCTCTCAGTGCTCTACATCTGTCATATGATACAACTCaacttcctcctcatcctcactgGACCTACTGGGGCTAATCATAAGGCAGGGGTTTAAGAAAACATGTAATATTCACTCGTATGTATTAAATCTTATGAAACAGTATTTTACCTGGGTGACACCGAGGTCAGCTGATCAGAGGGGTGCAGGATCCTACAggtggtgaaggtgtatgtggAGCTTGTGTGGGACATACACTTCCCTGGAAAATTAACTACAGGGAAGAAAAGGGAGAAAACAAAAGGACATAATGTTTAAACTTATTATCTACATCATTATATACAGAcgtatacagaaaaatacaaatatgaagGGAAATGAGGCAGGAGACCCAGAGCAGAAACACATCCATATTTCTGAAAAAGCAGAGTTTGTAAAGATTTCTCTAGAGCAGACACAACCTGCGCCAGTCTGACTGAAGTCACATGGTCATGTGAGTTGGACAGCTGCACCAAACCTGATATTTGCACATGACTACTGTGTGAACTTCAGCACTGACATGTCAATGTGCACTGGTTTATGAGTGCTATTACTGTACTAGAGCAAGATTACTGGATGTGCAGGTCAGTAAATGAGGTTTAAAGCAAGGTGGAAATAGAGAAAGAAAGCTGAGTAAATGACAGAAGattaaaatcataaaagtaCTCAGTTTCGATGGATGCGATGACTGCACAGGATGCTGCTGGGATGGGATCATGACAGGACGTCACAGTTAGGGTGGGTAGGATATCCATATAGCTTTTCCCATAACCTCCCTCCCGCCCCTCTATTGCCATGCTGCAGGGCTACAGTGAGGGGAAGGGGGAGGTGCAGTGTTTGAGCCCAGCTAAGATGTTCCCTCACCAGGCAGGCGGCCCACTGCACCGGGCTGTAGGGTCTGGAGCTCCATCAGGTCCAAGTGTCCATTCACTTCAGAGGAAGACGAGGAGTTAGAGAAGGAAGGGGGCATGTGCACAGCTTGTTTGTCTTGTAATATTTCTAAATTGTCTTTAATGTTGCCATTTTGGTTGCAGCAGGCAGATGATGAGGAGGTAGTGTGTGCCAGATCCATGACAGAGTTGTTAAACGAGTCACAACAAACTTCATCCTCCTCGGGCTGATCGAGTTGCCAGCTGTCCTGCTCCTGCTCATGATCTAAAGTGCAGAAGCCCTTTGTGACCACTCCGGGACGGTGGTCCAACAGGCCACCCAAGTGAGGCTGGGCCAGCTGCTGCCAGGCATGGAGAGTAGCAGAGCCTAAAGGGAAACAGGAGATGTCATTTGCCATTGCAAGCACAGCAAAGTCAACTATGGTGTTTGAGAAGGGAAAGGGTATTCTTTTGTTTTCACTGTGAGAGCTTCTACTACAGTGAAGCTGGACAGTGCATATTTCAGTAATAGTTGTTCATTAGAAGGAATTTTAACAAGAATCTTGCACTTACAAATTAAAAGTTAAAGGAGTACAAttgtatgtaaataaatgtataacagAAAGAGTACTTGGAGATAAATGTGGTGAAGAcaaaaggagaaagaagaaaaaagaaaaggagaagagCAGAAATTACTAT is part of the Periophthalmus magnuspinnatus isolate fPerMag1 chromosome 16, fPerMag1.2.pri, whole genome shotgun sequence genome and harbors:
- the trak1a gene encoding trafficking kinesin-binding protein 1 isoform X3; translated protein: MTKTYSDIDAVTRLLEEKERDLELAARIGQSLLKKNKALSERNELLEEQVEHIREEVSQLRHDLSMKDELLQFYTSAAEESEGESTTSTPVRPPETSVSPPTFFPLDSLQKKLKDLEEENKSLRSEASHLETETISYEEKEQQLVNDCVKELRDANRQIGSLAEELAKKTEDATRQQEEITHLLSQIVDLQKKAKVYAVENEELTQHLGAAKDAQRQLTAELQELQDKYAEGMEMLHEAQEELKNFRNKTLPLSTPRRFHSLGLFPLDSLAAEIEGTMRKELQNDDPDVEEQRLQPKRVFQTVKNLNLMRQQRASLAPSPLNIPGSNQTSSLNSGRSSREGTPRCNSVLGSDTGSGIILDNRTSSFLEASDNGSEDSNKRPPGTPGTPGSKDLEAALRRLSLRRDNYLSEKRFFEDERERKLAYLAKEEEKGDGEGSGDPGTPTESLFSLCTHPSIGSIWSGYSFTARSYLPEKLQIVKPLEGSATLHAWQQLAQPHLGGLLDHRPGVVTKGFCTLDHEQEQDSWQLDQPEEDEVCCDSFNNSVMDLAHTTSSSSACCNQNGNIKDNLEILQDKQAVHMPPSFSNSSSSSEVNGHLDLMELQTLQPGAVGRLPVNFPGKCMSHTSSTYTFTTCRILHPSDQLTSVSPSPSIASCQSSTCLGTPTHTPSSVPFSAPATPSYTPSCTPRRLSLSLSLAESSTNLRDSTRTTSTSLGLVRLLQERGISASVYDPHSWDRGMDTSTASTPLVDRTPLKPEERPTTQRPTSLFLMLPNTPPNSPRSCLKSASSLDTRPVFQFSPCQEEPPYYDIFLASKPARTILREILGESERERGAQADDDSQMETSNLRLVDKLKRFRTLSPLSTSSGSAALLVPFSSTSLANGALGGGLTGLNAGLRRNRSYPALVGASMAMKDPGGTNILIPQTTQSTELQDASKNHTNSTLFSSQAREHAPIEPATRRKTSPKLIIQDSIDSEDEFGA